The Methyloceanibacter sp. wino2 nucleotide sequence CGTGGACGCGATGAACGGCCTCGGCTGGGGCGTGTATTCGTTCGACCACGAAGACGGCATCGGACAGTTCGAGATCGATTTCAATTACGCCGACGCCCTGACCATGGCGGACCGCTACGTCTTTTTCCGCTTCATGGCGAATTCGATCGCACGGCAGCATGGCGCTTTCGCCACGTTCATGCCCAAGCCCCTCGGCGACCGCGCGGGCTCCGGCGCCCATTTCAATATGTCCCTGGCGGACACCGAGACCGGCGACAATCTCTTTGCCTCACCGAGCGATGCCCGCGGCAACAAGCTGTCCCAGCTTGGCTACCATTTCCTCGGTGGGTTGCTCCGCCATGTTCCCGCGATCTGCGCGGTGTGCTCACCCATGGTCAACAGCTACAAGCGGCTGATCAAGCAAGGATCAATGTCGGGCTTCACCTGGGCTCCCGTCTTCGCCTGTTACGGCAACAACAACCGTACCAACTCCTTGCGCATCCCACTGGCAGGCGGCCGCGTCGAGCTGCGGCCCGCCGACAGTTCCTGCAACCCCTATCTCGGCGCTGCGCTGGCGCTGGCGGCGGGGCTCGAGGGCATCCGGGAGAAGATCGATCCCGGCGAACCCTACCGGGAGAACATGTACCGCAAGACGCCGGAGGAGCTGGACGCACTCGGCGTGAAGCTGCTGCCCCGCACGCTCGAAGAGGCCGTGGACGCGTTCGAGGCCGACCCTCTGACTAAACAGGTCTTCGGTCCCGCCATGCATGAGGCCTGGATCGACTTCAAAAGAGACGAATGGTCGAGCTATCATAACCACGTCTCCGATTGGGAGCGGGACCGCTACCTCAAATTCTTCTAGAGTGCATTGTGTCCAAAGGTGAGATCTCAGAGTTCGTTGCCGATCTTGTACGGCAAGGGGGCGAACCACTCCCCGATGCCCGGCTGGTCTACAAGACATACGGCACGCTGAACGCGGATCGCTCCAACGCGATCCTGTTTCCCACCCGTTTCGGGGGCACGCACGAGCAGAACGAATTCATGATCGGCCCGGGCCAAGCGCTCGACCCCGAGCACTACTTCATCATCGTGCCCAACATGTTCGGCAACGGCGTTTCCTCGTCGCCGACCAACACGCCGGCCCCTTTTGGCGGCGGCGGTTTTCCGAACGTCACCATCTACGACAATGTGCGGCAGCAGCACCGGTTGATGACCGAGGCGCTCGGCATCGAGCAGTTCGCCATGGCGGTCGGCTGGTCCATGGGCGCCCAGCAAGCCTTCCAATGGGCCGCACTCTATCCGCAGATGGTGCCGCGCCTCGCCTGCCTGTGCGGGACGGCCAAGACGACGGACCACAACCGCGTGTTCCTCGAAAGTCTGCGCGCGGCGATCGAGGCCGACAGCCTGTTCCAAGACGGCCACTACGACGCGCCGCCGCTCGGCGGCCTGAGGGCGGTCGGGCGCATCTACGCGGGCTGGGCCTATTCGCAGGATTGGTACCGTGCCAAAGGGTATCGAGCACTCGGCTTCGAGACCTTCGACGACTACATCACCGGCTACTGGGACGCGCTCTACAAGGAACGCGACGCCAACAACATCATGGCCATGACGTGGACCTGGATCCACAACGACATCAGCGCCAACGACCGGTTCAAAGGCGATCTTGGCGCGGCACTCGCGGCGATCACCGCCAAGACGGTGCTGATGCCCTGCATGACAGACTTGTATTTCCGGACGGCCGACAGCGAGGACGAGTTGCAGCACCTCCAGAGCGGACGCCTCCTGGAGATTCCCTCGATCTGGGGACACATGAGCGCGGCGGGACAGAACGAGCCCGACACGCAGTTCATCGACCAAGCCTTGATGGACCTGCTGGCCTCGTAGCCGCGCCGCCAGTCCCCGGCATCCGGGCCCTTTCGCGGATGGTTCGCGTTAACGCTACCCACCGATAGCGCCGGCAGAGAACGGCCCTGTGGCTTCACATCCCAGTTATT carries:
- the glnT gene encoding type III glutamate--ammonia ligase: MDEHAPESTAKLEQVLANKGVKYLMASFSDMHGVSKTKIVPLDHIGQMLAGSELYTGAALDGVPQDVSDEEVSAHPDPASCTILPWQPDIAWFASDLWCEGEPFEPCSRNILKRQVEAAAELGFAMKFGMEAEFFVFKDTDNGGYEPLSTLPHLDKPAYDATRLLDNLPWLSDLVDAMNGLGWGVYSFDHEDGIGQFEIDFNYADALTMADRYVFFRFMANSIARQHGAFATFMPKPLGDRAGSGAHFNMSLADTETGDNLFASPSDARGNKLSQLGYHFLGGLLRHVPAICAVCSPMVNSYKRLIKQGSMSGFTWAPVFACYGNNNRTNSLRIPLAGGRVELRPADSSCNPYLGAALALAAGLEGIREKIDPGEPYRENMYRKTPEELDALGVKLLPRTLEEAVDAFEADPLTKQVFGPAMHEAWIDFKRDEWSSYHNHVSDWERDRYLKFF
- a CDS encoding alpha/beta fold hydrolase — protein: MSKGEISEFVADLVRQGGEPLPDARLVYKTYGTLNADRSNAILFPTRFGGTHEQNEFMIGPGQALDPEHYFIIVPNMFGNGVSSSPTNTPAPFGGGGFPNVTIYDNVRQQHRLMTEALGIEQFAMAVGWSMGAQQAFQWAALYPQMVPRLACLCGTAKTTDHNRVFLESLRAAIEADSLFQDGHYDAPPLGGLRAVGRIYAGWAYSQDWYRAKGYRALGFETFDDYITGYWDALYKERDANNIMAMTWTWIHNDISANDRFKGDLGAALAAITAKTVLMPCMTDLYFRTADSEDELQHLQSGRLLEIPSIWGHMSAAGQNEPDTQFIDQALMDLLAS